TCTGGTAAATGAAAGTGCTTATTTGGTTGAATAAATACTGGGAGGGTATCTCCTGCTTGGATACGTTCTGCAATTAATACAGAACAAACCCCTTTACGTAAACGGCCGTGCGCTGTGTATCTGACAGCACCGATTGTTAGGTGCACTTCACCTGGGTGCGCACTTATGCTGCTTGCAATCGAATAAAGGCGTGGTGTCATTTTTCTAAGCATCGATACAAAGTCTTGAGCAGAGCCTTTCCATGGACCAAAATCTTGAACCATATCTAGTAAATCTCGCCCTGAGCAATATTCTTTTAACTGGCCTGCATTTTCTACTAACAAAAGCTTTTGTAGCTCTTCGTTATCGGTTAATTCTGCAGCCTGCTGCAATATCTTTTTTGATAACAGAGTAATTTCAAAATAGGTTGTTAACGCTTCACTTACTGGAAGTGTTTCGCCTTGCTTATTAATCTCAACTTCCAATTCGGGATTCCAATTCATTTCCTTCATTAGGGAAGCCACAAGTTCCGGATCATTCGCAGGAATAATACCAAGCGCATCACCTGGTACATAGGATAGTCCTGACCCTTCTAATGAAAACTCAATATGGATCGTTTCTTTAATAGAACCTGCTCCATTTAATTTAACATTTTTTAAAACCTTCGCATGGAATGGATTTGTTCTTGAATATGGTGCTGCAGTATTTTTATCATTCGTTATAGTCTGTTGCATTCTTTTCACCTCAAAAAAGTAATCTATAATACACAAAAATTTTTTTACACAGTAAACGCATACATACTATTGTATATTGGACTTGCGAATAATGCATTAGTCAAATTTATGATATTTTTTTTATTTTTTTGTGCAAAAACCACTAAAATGGAGTTTTTTGTATTTTTACCTCAATTTTGCAATCAACTTTTGTTTATTTAACTTTTTCAAGAATTTTAACTATCTCCTTTGGTTTTAGCACCTTTCCATAAGAAACAACCTCATCATCAATGACCAATCCTGGTGTAGACATTATTCCATAGGACATTATATCTTGAATTTCAGTTATTTTCACAATATCTGCTTTGAGCCCTAACTCTTGTAATGCAGCCTCTGTATTTTCACTTAATCTCACACAATTTTTACATCCAGTTCCTAAAATTTTAATAATCATGGTTCTCTCCCCTTTATTATTTTTATAAGGATTATGTTTGCCTTACATTAAAAGGTAGCCAAAGTTGTTAAAGGTATAGCCTATAATGATGATTCCCACTGTAACGGTGCCAACAAATATAACTAGTAGTTTTGTCTTTACGACCTTTTTTAGCATGATGATTGATGGAAGAGATAGTGCTGTAACAGCCATCATAAAAGCTAATGCTGTTCCTAAACCCACTCCCTTTGCAACAAGTGCCTCTGCGATGGGTAGTGTTCCAAAAATATCAGCGTACATAGGTACCCCTACAATGGTTGCTAATAACACAGAGTACCATTTATCTTGACCGAGTACGGCTGTTATGACCGATTCAGGTATCCAATTGTGAATAGCAGCCCCTATTCCTACCCCCAATAATATGTAAAGCCATACTTTTTTGATGATCTCGACGACTTGATCCTTTGAAAAAATGAATCGATCTCGAGTCGTTAATTCGGCTTGTTTAGAATTAAGCTGATTATTGTTAAACACAAATGGTTCTACATACTTTTCAAGTTTCAATTTACTAATGATGGTACCGCCAAGAACGGCCAGTATTAGACCAACTACCACATAAGCAATCGCAATCTTCCAATTAAAGATACTAGCCAATAATATAACCGATGCTAAATCAACAAGGGGCGACGAAATTAAAAAGGAAAAGGTAACACCGATTGGCAATCCTGCACTCGTAAAACCAATAAATAAAGGAATCGATGAGCAAGAACAAAATGGTGTTACAGTACCGAGCAATGCACTCAATATATTAGCGGTTATCCCATTGAATCTCCCTAAGATTTCCCTTGTTCTTTCAGGTGGAAAAAAACTTTGAATATATGAAATCATAAAAATGAGAACAGAAAGCAATATAAATATTTTTATAACATCAAAGATGAAAAAATGAATGCTGCCCCCAACTCGACCGTCTACATCTAATCTAAACACATTATGAACAAGGAATGTTACGAGATTACTCAACCATTCCATTTTTAAAAGCTGGTCATTTAACCATTCAAAAATAGCCATGAAAACATCCCCCTATTATCGTTCAACCAAATATGGAATTATATTTGTTAATTTTTCTTTATTCAAATTATAAATGGTGAACTTCCCCTCTCTTCGCGATTCAATTATTCTGCCTTTTTCCATAATCTTTAAATGATGATTGATCGTTGAGGAAGCTCCACCTAAGCCCACAACTATTTCACACATACACATATCCTTAATCCAAAGCAGGGAAATAATCTTTAACCGTGTTTCATCACCTAAACCTTTAAAGAATGCAGAAATGCTTTCTAATTCTTCTCCGTCCAATACTTTTGGAAATTGCTCCTCTGCTAATTGTCGGATATTCTCCATCTCTTCATTCGTTTTCAAGACCCATACTGGTTTTGTGCCCAACCTGATTGCCTCCTTTATACTAAATCACTATCACATAATTCTTTTTTACTAGATTAATGATACAGCAACAGCTTCAATACAATTATAAAACTAATTTTATAGTTTTGAAATTATTTTTAAAAATTTGTACAAAAAAAATCCACCCTTTCTTACAGAAAGTAGTGGATTTAATTTTACTCTATGCGGTTAATACATCTTTGACAATTTCTCCGTCTTTTAAATTCAGTATTCTTGATCCATAAGAGGCCGCTTCCTTTGAATGGGTGACTTGAATGATGGTTTTTCCAAATTCGGTATTAATTGTTTTAAATAATTTCATAATTTCTATACCTGATTTAGAATCAAGATTTCCGATTGGCTCATCGGCAAAGATGATTTCAGGATTGAATAACAACGCCCTCGCGATCGCTACTTTTTGCTGTTGCCCACCTGAAAGCTCCCTTGGAGTATGCTTTTGTCGTGCACTCATACCGATAACATCAAGGATTTTCTTTAGTTCGTTTTCATAGGCTTTAGGCTTCTTTCCATCTAAAAGGATTGGTAGAAGGATATTATCCTCTACATTTAGATTTGGAACTAAATTATAAAACTGAAAAACAAACCCCATCTCCGTTCTTCTCATTCTACTTTTCTGTTTTTCTTTCATATTTGCATAATCTTTTCCATCCAGCAAAACATGACCGCTAGTTGGATTGTCCAGTCCGCCTAATAAATAGAGCAAAGTGGATTTACCGCATCCCGATGGTCCCATTATCGATAAAAACTCACCCTTATCGATTGAAAAATTTAAATCTTTCAGGACCTCCAAACATTCTGTTCCCATTTTAAAAGATTTATATAAATGATTAACTTCTATTGCGGCCACCAAGTTAGCTCCCCCCTTTTTATTCATACTTTAATTCCTGTACGATCTGAAGCTTCTTACTTTTAAATAATGTAGATAAAGAAGTAAGGATCATCAAAGCAATCACTGCAACAACGATTGTCCCGATCGATTCATAAGGATATCTCATCTCAAGATCAATCGTTAAGAATTTGAAGACGTCTTCAAGGCAAAGGTTTATTCCTAAAGCAGCCACCAAGGATATGACCAATCCGATTAACGCTTGGAATAGACTTTCCAGCATGATCATGTAGCCCCTTCCACCCTTGCTGAGTCCGGCTGAGCTTATGATGGCAATATCTTTTTTCCTTTGGATAAAGCTAATCGAAACATTTCCAATAATTCCAAAGGCCCCGATGACCATCGTAATATAAGAGAAGATTCCTAGAACATTGGTCATTTGCTGATTGTTTTCCTTATTGGTTTTTGCCATTTCAGCTTTAGTGATAATACTGACACCTAAGCCTTTCAGTTTCTTTTCGAGAGTCTTTTTCGCTTGCTTTGCCGGAATCTTAGTCGAAATAAAATATTGACTAGGATATTTAACATCAAAATGTTTTAATGCTGCCTGTGAGGAGATAAGATTATAGTTG
The DNA window shown above is from Bacillus sp. T3 and carries:
- a CDS encoding sulfite reductase subunit alpha, with translation MQQTITNDKNTAAPYSRTNPFHAKVLKNVKLNGAGSIKETIHIEFSLEGSGLSYVPGDALGIIPANDPELVASLMKEMNWNPELEVEINKQGETLPVSEALTTYFEITLLSKKILQQAAELTDNEELQKLLLVENAGQLKEYCSGRDLLDMVQDFGPWKGSAQDFVSMLRKMTPRLYSIASSISAHPGEVHLTIGAVRYTAHGRLRKGVCSVLIAERIQAGDTLPVFIQPNKHFHLPESVDSDIIMVGPGTGIAPFRSFIEERAVTKATGRTWLFFGDQHAASDFLYQSEIEQYQKDGVITKLETAWSRDTDQKVYVQHKILENSKEVFNWLENGGYFYICGDKDRMAKDVHNTLIEVIAKEGSMSQEEAEAYLNDLKKQGRYQRDVY
- a CDS encoding thioredoxin family protein — its product is MIIKILGTGCKNCVRLSENTEAALQELGLKADIVKITEIQDIMSYGIMSTPGLVIDDEVVSYGKVLKPKEIVKILEKVK
- a CDS encoding permease, which encodes MAIFEWLNDQLLKMEWLSNLVTFLVHNVFRLDVDGRVGGSIHFFIFDVIKIFILLSVLIFMISYIQSFFPPERTREILGRFNGITANILSALLGTVTPFCSCSSIPLFIGFTSAGLPIGVTFSFLISSPLVDLASVILLASIFNWKIAIAYVVVGLILAVLGGTIISKLKLEKYVEPFVFNNNQLNSKQAELTTRDRFIFSKDQVVEIIKKVWLYILLGVGIGAAIHNWIPESVITAVLGQDKWYSVLLATIVGVPMYADIFGTLPIAEALVAKGVGLGTALAFMMAVTALSLPSIIMLKKVVKTKLLVIFVGTVTVGIIIIGYTFNNFGYLLM
- a CDS encoding metalloregulator ArsR/SmtB family transcription factor, translating into MGTKPVWVLKTNEEMENIRQLAEEQFPKVLDGEELESISAFFKGLGDETRLKIISLLWIKDMCMCEIVVGLGGASSTINHHLKIMEKGRIIESRREGKFTIYNLNKEKLTNIIPYLVER
- a CDS encoding ABC transporter ATP-binding protein; this encodes MAAIEVNHLYKSFKMGTECLEVLKDLNFSIDKGEFLSIMGPSGCGKSTLLYLLGGLDNPTSGHVLLDGKDYANMKEKQKSRMRRTEMGFVFQFYNLVPNLNVEDNILLPILLDGKKPKAYENELKKILDVIGMSARQKHTPRELSGGQQQKVAIARALLFNPEIIFADEPIGNLDSKSGIEIMKLFKTINTEFGKTIIQVTHSKEAASYGSRILNLKDGEIVKDVLTA